One part of the Gossypium raimondii isolate GPD5lz chromosome 1, ASM2569854v1, whole genome shotgun sequence genome encodes these proteins:
- the LOC105776564 gene encoding probable sodium/metabolite cotransporter BASS1, chloroplastic: MQSSLPCPHATTTYFKSLEKPRPPYLLYPNPLLSFPKPSNSSSLCLTLRSQSHKQLPNRPINSLTSNSFQIHCGISSNSYNANNKKSVRDWIEWVGEVISTAFPLWVSLGCLLGLFKPSSFSWVTPRWSIFGLTLTMLGMGMTLTLDDLRGALAMPKELISGFVLQYSVMPLSGYFVSKLLNLPSHYAAGLILVGCCPGGTASNIVTYLARGNVALSVLMTAASTLSAVIMTPSLTSILAGKYVPVDAAALLNSTLQVVLLPVLGGAFLNQYFHGFVKFVSPLMPSIAVGTVGVLCGNAIAESSSAILASGLQVVLASSLLHASGFFFGYVLSRMLRLDVASSRTISIEVGMQNSVLGVFLATHHFQNPLTAVPCAVSSVCHSILGSILAGIWRRDVPKQNQD; encoded by the exons ATGCAGTCCTCACTTCCATGCCCTCATGCAACAACAACATACTTCAAATCTCTAGAGAAACCAAGACCCCCTTATCTATTATACCCTAATCCCTTACTTTCATTTCCCAAACCTTCCAATTCATCATCTTTGTGCTTGACACTAAGATCCCAATCCCACAAACAACTACCCAATAGACCCATCAATTCGTTGACTTCCAATAGTTTTCAAATTCACTGCGGCATTTCATCAAACAGTTACAATGCTAACAACAAGAAAAGTGTCAGAGATTGGATTGAGTGGGTTGGTGAAGTGATTTCCACTGCATTCCCGCTATGGGTTTCTTTAGGATGTCTACTTGGACTGTTCAAGCCAAGTTCTTTCAGTTGGGTTACCCCCAGATGGAGTATTTTTGGTCTTACTCTTACTATGCTTGGTATGGGTATGACTCTTACTCTAGATGATCTTCGTGGTGCCCTTGCTATGCCTAAAGAGTTGATATCTGGTTTTGTGCTCCAATATTCG GTTATGCCTTTATCTGGGTATTTCGTTAGCAAGCTCTTAAATTTGCCATCTCACTATGCAGCTGGTTTAATATTAGTTGGTTGCTGTCCTGGTG GTACAGCAAGTAACATTGTCACATATCTTGCCcg AGGAAATGTGGCACTTTCCGTGTTGATGACCGCTGCAAGCACTCTATCTGCTGTG ATTATGACCCCCTCTCTCACAAGCATTCTGGCTGGGAAATATGTTCCAGTAGATGCTGCTGCACTGCTAAACTCAACACTGCAG GTGGTGCTTCTTCCTGTATTGGGTGGTGCATTCCTAAATCAGTATTTCCATGGCTTCGTTAAATTTGTTTCTCCTTTGATGCCAAGCATTGCTGTCGGAACTGTTGGTGTTTTATGTGGAAATGCAATTGCCGAAAGTTCTTCCGCAATTCTTGCATCTGGTCTACAAGTTGTGCTAGCTTCATCCCTTCTTCACGCATCTGGATTTTTCTTTGGCTATGTCCTTTCACGGATGCTTCGGCTTGATGTGGCTTCATCACGAACCATCTCCATTGAGGTTGGCATGCAG AACTCGGTTCTCGGAGTTTTTCTTGCTACTCATCACTTCCAAAATCCACTGACGGCAGTACCATGTGCAGTGTCCAGTGTATGCCACTCAATTTTGGGTAGTATATTGGCCGGAATTTGGCGACGCGATGTGCCAAAGCAGAACCAGGATTGA